In Euphorbia lathyris chromosome 9, ddEupLath1.1, whole genome shotgun sequence, the following are encoded in one genomic region:
- the LOC136206081 gene encoding aspartic proteinase PCS1 isoform X1: MNETTYINPLFKYLFCISLMLLFLESHLWFSSSSSTSTMLIFPLKTQVIPSGSIPRSPSKLPFHHNVSLTVSLSVGTPPQNVSMVIDTGSELSWLHCNKTTGFPYVFDPTRSLSYKPIPCSSSTCTNQTQDFTIPVSCDSNNLCHAILSYADSSSSEGNLASDTFHMGSSDSDISDTVFGCMDSGFSSNSDEDSKNTGLMGMNRGSLSFVSQMGFTKFSYCISGSDFSGLLLLGESNFTFVLPLNYTPLIQISTPLPYFDRVAYTVQLEGVKVSDKLLPIPKSVFEPDHTGAGQTMVDSGTQFTFLLGPVYTALRTEFLNQTTGVLTVLEDPNFVFQGAMDLCYRVPINQRVLPRLPTVSLMFEGAEMKVSDEKVLYRVPGEIRGNDSVHCLSFGNSDLLGVEAYVIGHHQQQNMWMEFDLEKSRIGLANVRCDLASRRFGVGLL; the protein is encoded by the coding sequence ATGAATGAAACAACCTACATTAACCCATTATTCAAATATCTTTTCTGCATTTCCTTAATGCTTCTCTTTTTAGAATCACATCTctggttttcttcttcttcttctacttcaACAATGCTGATTTTCCCTCTCAAAACTCAGGTCATCCCTTCCGGTTCAATTCCGAGATCTCCGAGTAAACTTCCTTTTCACCACAATGTCAGTCTCACTGTTTCTCTCTCCGTCGGAACTCCGCCGCAGAATGTATCTATGGTCATTGACACCGGCAGCGAACTCAGCTGGCTTCATTGCAACAAAACCACCGGTTTTCCATACGTATTTGACCCGACCCGATCCCTTTCTTATAAACCCATTCCATGTTCTTCCTCAACATGTACTAACCAGACCCAAGACTTCACCATACCCGTTTCGTGTGACTCCAACAACCTCTGCCACGCCATTCTTTCTTACgctgattcttcttcttccgagGGAAATCTCGCTTCCGATACTTTCCACATGGGAAGCTCCGATTCTGATATATCGGACACGGTTTTCGGCTGCATGGATTCGGGTTTCAGTTCTAACTCCGATGAAGACTCTAAGAACACCGGTTTAATGGGTATGAATCGTGGGTCACTCTCTTTTGTTTCTCAAATGGGATTCACGAAATTCTCTTATTGCATTTCCGGTTCGGATTTCTCCGGCCTATTACTTCTCGGTGAATCAAATTTTACCTTTGTGTTGCCGTTAAATTACACCCCGTTGATCCAAATCTCAACTCCATTGCCGTATTTTGATCGGGTTGCTTACACAGTTCAGCTTGAAGGAGTTAAAGTATCCGATAAATTGCTCCCGATACCGAAATCAGTATTCGAACCGGACCATACTGGAGCGGGTCAAACCATGGTTGACTCGGGCACCCAGTTCACATTCTTACTCGGACCGGTTTACACAGCTTTAAGAACAGAGTTTTTGAATCAAACAACCGGAGTATTAACGGTTTTAGAGGATCCGAATTTCGTATTCCAGGGAGCAATGGATTTATGTTACCGGGTCCCGATAAACCAACGGGTATTGCCCCGGTTACCAACGGTGAGTTTAATGTTTGAGGGAGCCGAAATGAAAGTATCGGATGAGAAGGTGTTGTATCGTGTACCGGGCGAAATAAGAGGGAATGATTCAGTGCATTGCTTGTCGTTTGGGAACTCAGATTTGTTGGGTGTAGAGGCGTATGTGATTGGACATCATCAGCAGCAGAATATGTGGATGGAATTTGATCTTGAAAAATCAAGGATCGGATTGGCAAATGTACGGTGTGATTTAGCTAGTAGGAGATTTGGTGTGGGCCTCCTTTAA
- the LOC136206081 gene encoding aspartic proteinase PCS1 isoform X2, whose translation MVIDTGSELSWLHCNKTTGFPYVFDPTRSLSYKPIPCSSSTCTNQTQDFTIPVSCDSNNLCHAILSYADSSSSEGNLASDTFHMGSSDSDISDTVFGCMDSGFSSNSDEDSKNTGLMGMNRGSLSFVSQMGFTKFSYCISGSDFSGLLLLGESNFTFVLPLNYTPLIQISTPLPYFDRVAYTVQLEGVKVSDKLLPIPKSVFEPDHTGAGQTMVDSGTQFTFLLGPVYTALRTEFLNQTTGVLTVLEDPNFVFQGAMDLCYRVPINQRVLPRLPTVSLMFEGAEMKVSDEKVLYRVPGEIRGNDSVHCLSFGNSDLLGVEAYVIGHHQQQNMWMEFDLEKSRIGLANVRCDLASRRFGVGLL comes from the coding sequence ATGGTCATTGACACCGGCAGCGAACTCAGCTGGCTTCATTGCAACAAAACCACCGGTTTTCCATACGTATTTGACCCGACCCGATCCCTTTCTTATAAACCCATTCCATGTTCTTCCTCAACATGTACTAACCAGACCCAAGACTTCACCATACCCGTTTCGTGTGACTCCAACAACCTCTGCCACGCCATTCTTTCTTACgctgattcttcttcttccgagGGAAATCTCGCTTCCGATACTTTCCACATGGGAAGCTCCGATTCTGATATATCGGACACGGTTTTCGGCTGCATGGATTCGGGTTTCAGTTCTAACTCCGATGAAGACTCTAAGAACACCGGTTTAATGGGTATGAATCGTGGGTCACTCTCTTTTGTTTCTCAAATGGGATTCACGAAATTCTCTTATTGCATTTCCGGTTCGGATTTCTCCGGCCTATTACTTCTCGGTGAATCAAATTTTACCTTTGTGTTGCCGTTAAATTACACCCCGTTGATCCAAATCTCAACTCCATTGCCGTATTTTGATCGGGTTGCTTACACAGTTCAGCTTGAAGGAGTTAAAGTATCCGATAAATTGCTCCCGATACCGAAATCAGTATTCGAACCGGACCATACTGGAGCGGGTCAAACCATGGTTGACTCGGGCACCCAGTTCACATTCTTACTCGGACCGGTTTACACAGCTTTAAGAACAGAGTTTTTGAATCAAACAACCGGAGTATTAACGGTTTTAGAGGATCCGAATTTCGTATTCCAGGGAGCAATGGATTTATGTTACCGGGTCCCGATAAACCAACGGGTATTGCCCCGGTTACCAACGGTGAGTTTAATGTTTGAGGGAGCCGAAATGAAAGTATCGGATGAGAAGGTGTTGTATCGTGTACCGGGCGAAATAAGAGGGAATGATTCAGTGCATTGCTTGTCGTTTGGGAACTCAGATTTGTTGGGTGTAGAGGCGTATGTGATTGGACATCATCAGCAGCAGAATATGTGGATGGAATTTGATCTTGAAAAATCAAGGATCGGATTGGCAAATGTACGGTGTGATTTAGCTAGTAGGAGATTTGGTGTGGGCCTCCTTTAA